The Guyparkeria halophila DNA window CAGACTGCCGACCAGGTTGAGCATCGCCACCTCGCCGAGCGGGTCGGTCTCGCCCAGCGGCCAGCCGATCACCGCGCGGATGTGGTTCTCGAACTGCGAGGTGCGCGCCCCGCCCAGGCTCCAGTGACCGCTGTTGTGCACGCGCGGCGCCATCTCGTTGATCACCAGCCGGCCATCGACGACGAAGAACTCGATCGCCAGCACACCGACGTAGTCGAGCTTGTCCATCACCAGCCTGGCGGCGCGTTCGGCATCCGCCTGCAACGGGTCGCCGGTGTGGGCAGTGGTCTGCCAGAGGATGCCGTGGCGATGCTCGTTGGTCACCAGCGGGTAGACGCGGGCCTCGCCATTGCGGCCGCGCACGGCGACGATCGAGACCTCGCGCTCGAATTCGAGCATCTTCTCCAGTACCGCCGGGGCGCCTGCCAGCGCCTCCCAGGCGGAAGCGGCCTCGCCGGGATTGCCCGGGCCGCCCTCGTGGGCGGCATGGGCGGGATCGGCCAGTCGCACCTGGCCCTTGCCGTCGTAACCGAAGCGCCGGGTCTTGAGGATCGAGGCGCCACCCAGATGCGCCACGCCCTGGACAATGTCGCGCACCGAATCGACCTGCACCCACGGCGCGACCGACAGGCCCAGTCCCTCGAAGAACTGCTTTTCCTCGACGCGATCCTGCGCCACGGCAAGCGCCTGCGGATTGGGCATCAGGCAATTGCGCGCGGCGATCCGCTCGGCGGAGGCCTGCGGCACGTTCTCGAACTCGAGCGTGACCAGGTCACACTCCACGGCCAGTCGTTCGAGCGCCTCGGCATCGTCGAACTCGGCACGCAGGTGGCGGCCGACCGAGGCGGCCGGCGGCTCCATCGCCGGGTCGAGGAAGGTAAAGCGATGCCCCATCGCCACCCCGGCCAGGCCCAGCATCTGGCCGAGCTGGCCACCGCCGATTACGCCGATGTGCAGCCCGGCCGGCTCGCCGGTGCGTCCCTCGACGCGCGGCACCTCGCACTGATTCTGACCGCCGCCCATCGGCTCAGGCCTCGCCCGGCTCGGGCTTGTCGAGCACCGCCTGGGTCTGGCGCTCGCGCCAGGCATCCAGTCGCTCGGCCAGCGCTTCGTCGTGGGTCGCCAAGGTCGCGGCGGCCAGCAACGCGGCGTTGATCGCGCCGGAGCGGCCGATGGCGAGCGTGCCCACCGGCACGCCGGCCGGCATCTGCACGATCGACAGCAGCGAGTCCATCCCCGACAACGCCTTGGACTGCACCGGCACGCCCAGCACCGGCAACCGCGTCTTGGCCGCGACCATGCCCGGCAGGTGCGCCGCGCCGCCGGCCCCGGCGATGATCACCTTCAACCCCCGGCCGACGGCCGCGTCGGCGTAGTCGAACAGCTTGTCGGGGGTGCGGTGCGCGGAGACCACGTCTTTCTCGAAGGGAATACCCAGCGCCTCGAGGGTTTCGCAGGCGTGGATCATCGTCTCCCAGTCCGACTGCGAGCCCATGATCACGCCGACCAGCGGTTGGGCACTCATACGCCCGTCACCATGGCGGGCAGGACGTCCTGCAATTGCGGGTGCGTGTTGGCCACGCCCACGGCAGCGACATACAGGAAGACCAGGATGGCCAGCACCCAGGCACTGGCGCGCAGGCCACGGGTCTTGCCGAAGCGCATCGCTACCAGGCCCAGGCCGATGTAGACGATCAGGCCGACGATCTTGACGGTGAGGAAGTCGGGGTGGACGCCATTACCCCAGAACAGCAGCCAGGCGGCGACCAGGGCGCTGACCAGCAGCACGGTGTCGACCACGTGCGGGGTGATCTTCACCCACTTCTTTTTCAGCATCGGCGAGCCGGCGAGCATCCAGACACCGCGTACGACGAAACCGGTGAGCGAGAGCACGGCCGCCAGGGCATGCAGGTGAATCCAGAGGGAGGCGTTGGCCATGGAGTATCTTCCCGATTGATGTGTCCGTGTGACCGCAAGGGAGCGAACCCTAGATGCGGAAAGGGCCAAAGCATAAATCATCGGCGCCCACCCCCCAAGGTCGCTACACTGAGGTCCCCACCAGGCACCAGCGACAGGAGGTGACGCCATGCAGCTACCCAACCACCTGGTCTCTCTGCCGATTGGCGCGATCGGCTGGCTGCTGGCCATTGCCAGCCTGATCTGGGCGGTGCGCACCGCGCCCTGGCCGGCCCTGCGCGCCGAGCCGATGCGCACCCACCTGGTGCTGCTGGCGGTGATCTTCCTGACGGGCATGTGGACGCTCTCGGCCACCCTGATGCCGGGGCTGACCCTGCACTTTCTCGGCGCGGCGACGGTGACGCTGGTCATCGGGCTGGAGCTGACCCTGATCGCCGGCCTGATTGCGGCCATTCTCTCCGCACTGCTGTTCGGCCAGGGCCTGGCGATCGCCAGCTGGACGTTTCTGCTGAGCGCCGCCCTGCCCGCGGCGATCACCTACGGCATCACGCGCGCCTCACAGCGTTTCCTGCCGCCGAATTTCTTCATCTACCTGTTTATCGGCGTGTTCCTCTCCGCGGTGCTGGGCATGCTGGTCCACGGCGGGGGCACCGCGTTGCTGATGATGGCGTTGGGGCTGTACGACGCCGACATCATCTGGAACAACTACCTGCGCATCCTGCCGCTGATCGCCTTCCCCGAAGGGGTAATCAACGGCATGCTCATGACGGCCCTGGCTCTGGTCAGCCCGCAACTGGTGATCTCCTTCGACGACCACCATTACATCGACGGCCGGTGACTCGAGACCCGCCGGGCGGCCCGCAACGGCAAGGCCGGGGATTGCGTCCTGACGTCGCCCATTTGCAAGATGCAACTCCGGCCGCCGCCATCAGTCGAACTGAACTCGGGTAAGCGTTTGTTTATGAAAGAACGCCGAGCCGCGCGCGGGTGGCATGGAACCTGCTAACCAAGCCCCAGCCGAGCAGGAGTGAGCTCGGGTAATTCAATGACACGAGATCTCAGGAGTTCCTCATGAAAAAACTGATCGCGATCGCTTTCGCCTCGGGTTTGGCCGCTGCCTCCGCGCAGGCCATGGCCGCCGACGTCAAGGCCGGCAAGAAGCTCTACGAGCAGAGCTGCGCCTCCTGCCACGGTCAGCAGGCCCAGGGCCAGGGCATGTTCCCGGCACTGGCCGGCAAGAGCGCTGACCACATCGTCACCGCGCTGGGCCACTACAAGAACGGCAACCAGGACGCCCTCAAGGAAATGGGCGACCTCGGCGGCTCGAACTTCGCCATCATGGCCCCGAACGCGGCCGGCCTGTCCGACGGCGACATGGAGAACCTGGGCGCCTACATCGAGACCCTCTAAGGTCCCGCGCCCGACACGACCAACCCGGACCACTCGGTCCGGGTTTTTTTGTGGCCGATGACAAATCACATGGGCGCGGTCAGGCCGAGCCTCACCCGACGGCCCGGGGCAAACCGGGGCAAACCGGGGCAGCCCGGGGCAGCCCGGGGCAGCCCGGGGCAAACCAGGCGCTCGACAAACGGGGCACAGGGACGTTGTCAGCGCCCGCTGCGCAGGCGGTCGAGCCGCAGGCGATCACGCGCATCAAAAAGGCGGCGCGCGCCCAGCTGCACCGCCACCAGTGAGCCAAAGCCCGTCGCCGCCGTGATCAGGAAGATAATCAGGATCTGGTATTTGACCGCCTCGATCGGCGGCGTGCCGGCGAGGATCTGGCCGGTCATCATCCCCGGCAGGCTGATCACGCCGGCCGCGGCCAGCATGTTGAGCGTGGGGATCAACCCGGCACGCATCGAGTCCGAGCGCAGCTCGGCGGTCGCCTCGCGCACCGTATGCCCCAGCACCAGCCGGGCCTCGATCTCGCGGCGGCTCTGCCAGGCCGTCTGCGTGAGGTTGTTCAGGGCCAGGCCGATGCCGGTCATGGTGTTGCCCAGGATCATGCCCAGCAGGGGGATGGCGTATTGCGGGGTGTACCAGGGGTCGGTCTCGATCACGAAGGTCAACGCCAGCACGGTGACGATCAGCGCGGTGGCGCTCATCGCCGCCAGGCCGATGCCGTAACCGTGCCAGCCCCGGATCGCGCGCTTCTGCCGGGCGACCACCTCGTAGCCGGCCAGCGCCATCATCACCATGGCAATCAGCGCGATCCACGGCAGGGTCGCCGCATCGAACACCGCCTCGAGGATCACGCCCACCAGCAGCAGCTGCAGCACCATCCGCACGCTGTTGAGCGCCAGGGTGCGGAACAGGCCCAGCCCCAGCAGCACCTGCACCACGCCCAGCGCCAGCACCAGCCCGGCCGCCAGGGCGAGATCGAACGGGGTCAGGCTATACAGTTCCATGCAGCACCCCTCCCTCAGGTGTCATTTCCAGCCACCGATCACCGTGGGCGTCGATCTCGCGGGGATCGTGACTGATCCATACCGCCGCGGCACCCTGATCGCGCAGGTAGTCGAGCAGCAGCCCCGCCATCGCCTCGGCGTTGTCGCGATCGAGATTCGCGGTCGGCTCGTCGAGCAACAACACGCGCGGCTTGAGTGCGAGCGCGCGCAATACCGCCAGTCGCTGACGCTCACCGGAGGACAGCCGCTCGACCGGTGATTCCCACAACGCCGCCCGCAGCCGCAGGCGTTCCCACCAGGTCTCGGATGGCGGGGAGGGAAAGTGTTCGGCCACCGTGTCGGCCCACCAGCCGGATTCCGCCGGCACCAGCGCCACCTGGCGGCGCCAGTCGGTCGCCGGGATGGATTGCTGCTCGACGCCCCCCAGGCTGATCTCGCCCTCGTGCGGGGACAGATCGGCCAGCGCGCGCAGCATCTGGCTCTTGCCCACGCCCGACTCACCCCGCACCGGCAGCACCTCGCCGGCGGCAAGCGCGAACGAGACCCGCGGCACGTTTGGCCCGCACAGCTCCTTCACCTCGAACAACATGCGATTCCCCCGTCGAAAAACACGCCCCCGATCGGCCGGGGGCGGCAAACTCGTCTCACCGTGGCAGCGAGGCGTGCGCGAGCAAGCCCGAGCACGACCGCTCCGGCCAACCGGCCGCACGGTGAACAGCCACGCACCCCGCAAACAAAACGCCGGCCCTGAGGGCCGGCGTCGTTTCTGCGATCAGGCCGAAGCGTCGGCCTAGGTGGCGACCTTACTCAGCCGCGGCACCTTCATTTTCCTCGTCCATGACCGCGATGTAGGCACCCAGCGCCGTGATGTCGTCATCGGTCAGGTTCGTGGCCTGCGGGATCATGGCATAGGAATTCGGACCCATCTCCTGGCCCTTGCGGTAGATCTTCAGCAGAGAGATGGTCTGGTCCATGCCAGTACCGGCCAGCTTGGGCGCGTTGAACAGCTCGCCACCCTCGCCTTCGGCGCCGTGGCAGATGGCGCAGGAGGAGTACAGCGCCGCACCGCGGTTGATGACCGACTCGCTGACGATACGCGGCTCGGCCGGCTTCTCTTCCTTGGCGGTGTCGCCGCCCTCGGACTTGGCCTGATCACCACCAGCCGCGTCACCGCCGCCGTTGGTGCCACCGAACTCGTCGGCAATGTAGACCGACAGGTTGGCGATCTGCTCGTCCGAGAGGTTCGCCGCGTTCGGCGCCATGGTGCCGTAACGACCGCCCAGGCCGACCGACTTCAGGTAGTCCTGATCGCCTTCACGGTAGGCGGTCAGCTTCTTCTGCACGTCGGCTGCGTCCATCTCGGTCAGCACCGGGAAGGCACCGCCCTGGCCGTTGCCGTCGGCACCGTGGCAGGCCGCACAGGAGGCGTAAGCCTGCTTGCCGGCCGCGACGTCACCGTCAACCGCACCGCCGCCGTTGCCGCCAGCGCTGTCGCCACCGTCAGCCGCACCACCGGCGCCACCACCGAACTCGTCGCCGATGAAGGCGGCCAGGTCAGCAATGTCCTCGTCGGAGAGATTGGCCGCGTTCGGCGCCATGGTGCCGTAACGGTCACCCAGGCCGACCGACTTCAGGTATTCCTGGTCGCCATCGCGGTAGGCAGCGAGCTTTTTCTCGGCCTCGTCAGCCGGGATGCCGGTCAGCACCGGGAAGGCGCCGCCCTGGCCCTTGCCGTCCGCACCGTGACACGCGGCACAGGAAGCGTACTTTTCCTTGCCGGCAGCAATGTCGCCACCGGAACCGCCAGAAGACGTCTCGCCACCACCCGACTGCGTTTTCTCGTCTGCCGAGGCAGTCTTGGTTTCCTCTTCCTTGCTTGCCGGCTTCTCGACCACCTGCCCTTCCAGCGCGTTCTCTTCCGCGGTGTTGAAGAGCGCGTTCACGAGATAGAACACGGCGGCAAGCAGGACCAGCGCCGAGACGAAGCCAACCAGCTTCGACATCGGATCGA harbors:
- a CDS encoding 5-(carboxyamino)imidazole ribonucleotide synthase; the protein is MGGGQNQCEVPRVEGRTGEPAGLHIGVIGGGQLGQMLGLAGVAMGHRFTFLDPAMEPPAASVGRHLRAEFDDAEALERLAVECDLVTLEFENVPQASAERIAARNCLMPNPQALAVAQDRVEEKQFFEGLGLSVAPWVQVDSVRDIVQGVAHLGGASILKTRRFGYDGKGQVRLADPAHAAHEGGPGNPGEAASAWEALAGAPAVLEKMLEFEREVSIVAVRGRNGEARVYPLVTNEHRHGILWQTTAHTGDPLQADAERAARLVMDKLDYVGVLAIEFFVVDGRLVINEMAPRVHNSGHWSLGGARTSQFENHIRAVIGWPLGETDPLGEVAMLNLVGSLPDPAAVLAVPGTHWHDYGKTPRPGRKLGHVTVTAPDRNALESRLDRLRAMIRPPGE
- the purE gene encoding 5-(carboxyamino)imidazole ribonucleotide mutase, which translates into the protein MSAQPLVGVIMGSQSDWETMIHACETLEALGIPFEKDVVSAHRTPDKLFDYADAAVGRGLKVIIAGAGGAAHLPGMVAAKTRLPVLGVPVQSKALSGMDSLLSIVQMPAGVPVGTLAIGRSGAINAALLAAATLATHDEALAERLDAWRERQTQAVLDKPEPGEA
- a CDS encoding SirB2 family protein, which codes for MANASLWIHLHALAAVLSLTGFVVRGVWMLAGSPMLKKKWVKITPHVVDTVLLVSALVAAWLLFWGNGVHPDFLTVKIVGLIVYIGLGLVAMRFGKTRGLRASAWVLAILVFLYVAAVGVANTHPQLQDVLPAMVTGV
- a CDS encoding energy-coupling factor ABC transporter permease, whose amino-acid sequence is MQLPNHLVSLPIGAIGWLLAIASLIWAVRTAPWPALRAEPMRTHLVLLAVIFLTGMWTLSATLMPGLTLHFLGAATVTLVIGLELTLIAGLIAAILSALLFGQGLAIASWTFLLSAALPAAITYGITRASQRFLPPNFFIYLFIGVFLSAVLGMLVHGGGTALLMMALGLYDADIIWNNYLRILPLIAFPEGVINGMLMTALALVSPQLVISFDDHHYIDGR
- a CDS encoding c-type cytochrome, giving the protein MKKLIAIAFASGLAAASAQAMAADVKAGKKLYEQSCASCHGQQAQGQGMFPALAGKSADHIVTALGHYKNGNQDALKEMGDLGGSNFAIMAPNAAGLSDGDMENLGAYIETL
- a CDS encoding ABC transporter permease, with the protein product MELYSLTPFDLALAAGLVLALGVVQVLLGLGLFRTLALNSVRMVLQLLLVGVILEAVFDAATLPWIALIAMVMMALAGYEVVARQKRAIRGWHGYGIGLAAMSATALIVTVLALTFVIETDPWYTPQYAIPLLGMILGNTMTGIGLALNNLTQTAWQSRREIEARLVLGHTVREATAELRSDSMRAGLIPTLNMLAAAGVISLPGMMTGQILAGTPPIEAVKYQILIIFLITAATGFGSLVAVQLGARRLFDARDRLRLDRLRSGR
- a CDS encoding ABC transporter ATP-binding protein, encoding MLFEVKELCGPNVPRVSFALAAGEVLPVRGESGVGKSQMLRALADLSPHEGEISLGGVEQQSIPATDWRRQVALVPAESGWWADTVAEHFPSPPSETWWERLRLRAALWESPVERLSSGERQRLAVLRALALKPRVLLLDEPTANLDRDNAEAMAGLLLDYLRDQGAAAVWISHDPREIDAHGDRWLEMTPEGGVLHGTV
- a CDS encoding c-type cytochrome is translated as MAQHTPKVDPMSKLVGFVSALVLLAAVFYLVNALFNTAEENALEGQVVEKPASKEEETKTASADEKTQSGGGETSSGGSGGDIAAGKEKYASCAACHGADGKGQGGAFPVLTGIPADEAEKKLAAYRDGDQEYLKSVGLGDRYGTMAPNAANLSDEDIADLAAFIGDEFGGGAGGAADGGDSAGGNGGGAVDGDVAAGKQAYASCAACHGADGNGQGGAFPVLTEMDAADVQKKLTAYREGDQDYLKSVGLGGRYGTMAPNAANLSDEQIANLSVYIADEFGGTNGGGDAAGGDQAKSEGGDTAKEEKPAEPRIVSESVINRGAALYSSCAICHGAEGEGGELFNAPKLAGTGMDQTISLLKIYRKGQEMGPNSYAMIPQATNLTDDDITALGAYIAVMDEENEGAAAE